One Solidesulfovibrio fructosivorans JJ] DNA window includes the following coding sequences:
- the ruvX gene encoding Holliday junction resolvase RuvX, with product MPRLLAIDYGQARVGLAVTDPEARVVFPLRTLAWETRDALFHELLAVISDQAVTRIVVGYPMRAGGDEGLTGRQVRNFVSRLTRRTTVPVELVDEAHSTEEAAERLREAGYAGKELLARVDAQAAAVILERYLRGGALCCEPSSSES from the coding sequence ATGCCGCGACTGCTCGCCATCGACTACGGCCAGGCCCGGGTGGGACTGGCCGTTACGGACCCCGAAGCCCGGGTCGTCTTCCCACTGCGCACGCTGGCCTGGGAAACCCGGGACGCCTTGTTTCACGAACTGCTTGCGGTTATAAGCGACCAGGCCGTCACACGCATCGTGGTCGGCTACCCCATGCGGGCCGGCGGCGACGAAGGCCTCACCGGACGACAGGTGCGCAACTTCGTATCCCGGCTCACCCGGCGCACCACCGTCCCTGTGGAACTCGTCGACGAAGCCCATTCCACCGAAGAGGCCGCCGAACGACTGCGGGAAGCCGGATACGCCGGCAAGGAACTCCTCGCCCGTGTCGACGCCCAGGCGGCGGCCGTTATCCTGGAGCGCTATCTGCGCGGCGGAGCGTTATGCTGCGAACCATCCTCCTCGGAATCCTGA
- the mltG gene encoding endolytic transglycosylase MltG — MLRTILLGILICILVVGGLVGYHAYNFLTIPPQSPGETKTVTIEPGQSFDATAKMLVAEGVLRDAAGFKLLAKVTEMGGKIKAGEFEVSTGWTPYKLLNYLTTAKSIQHKLAAPEGLTMRQIAKLAEQAGLCSSQAFLKAARDPQLLAKYHIPAKTAEGFLFPNTYLFTRRQDGDGAYVVEAMLKEFWRQANFVWPTAKPEGKNLLDAVTLASIVEKETGVDAERPRVAGVFLNRMAKGMLLQTDPTIIYGLGDKFTGNLTRAHLEDPTNLYNTYVHPGLPPGPICSPGLKSLQAVAAPEIHDYYYFVANGQGEHKFSKTLDEHINAVNRFQRHSRK; from the coding sequence ATGCTGCGAACCATCCTCCTCGGAATCCTGATCTGTATCCTCGTCGTGGGCGGCCTCGTCGGCTACCACGCCTACAATTTCCTCACCATCCCGCCCCAATCGCCGGGCGAAACGAAAACCGTCACCATCGAACCGGGACAATCCTTCGACGCCACGGCCAAGATGCTCGTGGCCGAAGGCGTGCTGCGCGACGCCGCAGGCTTCAAACTCCTGGCCAAAGTCACGGAAATGGGCGGCAAGATCAAAGCCGGCGAATTCGAAGTCAGCACCGGCTGGACCCCCTATAAGCTGCTCAACTACCTGACCACCGCCAAAAGCATCCAGCACAAGCTCGCCGCCCCCGAAGGCCTGACCATGCGTCAGATCGCCAAACTGGCCGAGCAGGCCGGCCTGTGCTCCAGTCAGGCTTTCCTCAAGGCCGCCCGCGACCCGCAACTCCTGGCGAAATACCATATCCCGGCCAAAACCGCCGAGGGCTTCCTCTTCCCCAACACCTACCTCTTCACCCGCAGGCAGGACGGCGACGGCGCCTATGTCGTTGAAGCCATGCTCAAGGAATTCTGGCGCCAAGCCAACTTTGTCTGGCCCACCGCCAAACCCGAAGGCAAAAATCTTCTCGACGCCGTCACCCTGGCCTCCATCGTGGAAAAGGAAACCGGCGTCGATGCCGAACGCCCTCGCGTGGCCGGCGTCTTCCTCAATCGCATGGCCAAAGGCATGCTGCTCCAAACCGACCCCACCATCATCTACGGCCTCGGCGACAAATTCACCGGCAACCTCACCCGCGCCCACCTCGAAGACCCCACCAACCTCTACAATACCTACGTCCACCCCGGACTCCCCCCAGGCCCCATCTGTTCCCCGGGCCTCAAATCCCTCCAGGCCGTCGCCGCGCCCGAAATTCACGACTACTACTATTTCGTCGCCAACGGCCAGGGCGAACACAAATTCAGCAAGACCCTCGACGAGCACATCAACGCCGTGAACAGGTTTCAGCGCCACAGCCGGAAATAG
- the trpS gene encoding tryptophan--tRNA ligase → MSENTPKENKRIVSGMRPTGPLHLGHYFGVLKNWVALQDTHECFFFVADWHALTTEYATPKRIKGFVPELVKDWVAAGLDPEKCVLFQQSQIKEHAELHLLLSMVTPVSWLERNPTYKDQLTELAAKDLATYGFLGYPVLMASDILIYRPGFVPVGQDQLPHMELTREIARRANHLYGNFFPEPQALLTPDAKLAGLDGRKMSKSYGNSIGLAEDPGTMKKKVMSMLTCEKRARLTDPGDPKECNLYPYHELLTDQTRLPEIVEGCTHATWGCGDCKKLLVESMAAFLEPIRDRRKAFDKDPDLVSDLLEKGNAKARACASRNLDALKKKLNFNF, encoded by the coding sequence ATGAGCGAAAACACACCCAAGGAAAACAAACGGATCGTTTCCGGCATGCGCCCCACCGGCCCCTTGCACCTGGGCCACTACTTCGGCGTGCTCAAAAACTGGGTCGCCCTCCAGGATACCCACGAATGCTTCTTCTTCGTGGCCGATTGGCACGCCCTGACCACCGAATACGCCACCCCCAAGCGCATCAAAGGCTTCGTGCCGGAACTGGTCAAAGACTGGGTCGCCGCCGGGCTCGATCCGGAAAAATGCGTGCTGTTCCAACAGTCCCAGATCAAGGAACACGCCGAACTCCATTTGCTCCTGTCCATGGTCACCCCCGTGTCCTGGCTGGAACGCAACCCCACCTACAAGGACCAGCTGACCGAATTGGCCGCCAAGGACCTCGCCACCTACGGCTTCCTCGGCTACCCCGTGCTCATGGCCTCGGATATCCTGATCTACCGGCCCGGATTCGTGCCCGTCGGCCAGGACCAGCTGCCCCATATGGAACTCACCCGGGAAATCGCCCGCCGGGCCAACCACCTCTACGGCAACTTTTTTCCCGAGCCCCAGGCGTTGCTCACCCCGGACGCCAAACTCGCCGGCCTCGACGGCCGCAAGATGAGCAAAAGCTACGGCAACTCCATCGGCCTCGCCGAAGACCCGGGCACCATGAAGAAAAAAGTCATGAGCATGCTCACTTGCGAAAAGCGCGCCCGTCTCACCGACCCCGGCGATCCCAAGGAATGCAACCTCTACCCTTACCATGAGCTGCTCACCGACCAGACCCGGCTGCCCGAAATCGTCGAAGGCTGCACCCACGCCACCTGGGGCTGCGGCGACTGCAAAAAACTGCTCGTCGAATCCATGGCCGCCTTCCTCGAACCGATCCGCGACCGGCGCAAGGCCTTCGACAAAGACCCCGACCTCGTCTCGGACCTGCTCGAAAAAGGCAACGCCAAAGCCCGCGCCTGCGCCAGCCGCAACCTCGACGCCCTCAAGAAAAAGCTGAACTTCAACTTTTAG
- a CDS encoding site-2 protease family protein — translation MSPDISQTIQEIALLVVPVLMAVTFHEAAHGFVANWLGDPTARLAGRLTLNPLRHLDVLGTLAFLITRMIGWAKPVPVDPRYFRNPARGMMLVALAGPAMNFLLAILFALSVHGIEYIAVGVVQGTMAYRILEPLLYMCAAGVTVNLALGIFNLLPVPPLDGSNILAGFLPPHMALRYQEFGRWGFLLLILLAVIGVLGKIILPPVSFLYQLLV, via the coding sequence ATGTCTCCGGATATTTCCCAAACAATCCAGGAAATCGCCCTGCTGGTCGTCCCGGTGCTCATGGCCGTGACCTTCCACGAGGCGGCCCACGGCTTCGTCGCCAACTGGCTGGGCGATCCCACGGCCCGACTCGCCGGACGGCTCACCCTAAACCCCCTCCGCCACCTCGACGTGCTCGGCACCTTGGCCTTCCTGATCACGCGCATGATCGGCTGGGCCAAGCCCGTGCCCGTCGACCCGCGTTATTTCCGCAATCCGGCGCGCGGCATGATGCTCGTGGCCCTGGCCGGGCCGGCCATGAACTTCCTGCTGGCCATACTCTTCGCCCTGTCCGTGCACGGCATCGAATACATCGCCGTGGGCGTGGTCCAGGGCACTATGGCCTACCGCATCCTGGAACCGCTGCTCTACATGTGCGCGGCCGGGGTCACGGTCAACCTGGCGCTCGGCATCTTCAACCTGCTCCCCGTGCCGCCGCTCGACGGCAGCAACATCCTGGCCGGCTTTCTGCCGCCGCATATGGCTCTTCGCTACCAGGAGTTCGGCCGCTGGGGATTTTTGCTGCTCATCCTGCTGGCCGTGATCGGGGTGCTCGGCAAGATCATCCTCCCCCCCGTCTCCTTTCTCTATCAACTACTGGTCTAG